The genomic segment GCCCGTATTGCGCGTTGATGAAATGCGCGAACGCAAAGCGAATGCCGAGCTGCGCGGCGAGCAGGCCGCCGAACTCGCTGGAGCCGAGCATCCACAACTGCGGACGCGTATCGATCTGCGGCTGCAACAGCACGCCTTTGGCGAGCGAGTCATCCGGAAGATTGCCGCTGAAGAGCCCGATCAGTTCCGCGACTTGCTGCGGGAAGAGGTCGCCGCGATTGTACGAACCTGCCGCGACCGCTTGCGCGGTATGCATGTCGCCGCCGGGCGCGCGTCCGACGCCGAGATCCACGCGATTCGGGAACAGCGCTTCGAGCATGAGGAACTGCTCGGCGACCTTGAACGGCGAATAATACGGCAGCATCACGCCGCCCGAGCCGATGCGGATGCGCTTCGTCAGACTGCCGATGCGCGCGAGCATCACTTCGGGGCACGGGTTCGAGACGCCGTACAAACCGTGATGCTCCGCGCACCAGTAGCGCGTGTAGCCGAGATCGTCGGCGAGTTGTGCGAGATCGAGCGTCGCGGCGATCGCGTCGGCGGTGCTGTGGCCGTGAATGACCGGCGTCTGATCGAGAACGGAAAGCTTCGTCATGAGAGCAGCGGGCCGCCGGTTTTCGGTGCGCGCCGGGCGATTTCCGCGATCAGCGTGCGTGCGAGCTGCTGCTTGTCGGCGCGCGGCAGCGGCGTCGCGCCGGAGGCTTCGAAGAGCACGACTTCGTTGTCGTCGCGGCCGAAGGTGAGCGGGCCGAGATTGCCGATCAGCAGCGGCACGTTCTTGCGTTTGCGCTTGTCTTCGCCGTGGACATCGAGATCGCCGCTTTCCGCCGCGAAGCCGACGCAGTAGGGCGGATTCGGCAGCTTCGCCACCGTGGCGAGAATGTCGGGATTTTCGACGAAGCTGAAGGTCGGCAAGGCGTCGCCGGTCTTTTTGATCTTCTGTTCGCTCACGTGATCGACGCGCCAGTCCGCGACCGCGGCCACCGCGATGAAGATGTCCGCGTCGGGCGTTGCGGCCATCACGGCGTCGTGCATCTGCTGCGCGGTCTGCACGTCTTCGCGATACACGCCCCACGGCGTGGCAAGCGCCACCGGACCGGCGACGAGGTGCACATCCGCGCCCGCCTGCGCCGCCGCGCGCGCGAGCGCGAAACCCATCTTCCCCGACGAGCGATTGGTGATGCCGCGCACCGGATCGAGCGGTTCGAGGGTAGGGCCCGCGGTGATCAGCACGCGCTGGCCGCGCAAGATCTTCGGCTGGAAGAAGGCGCAGATCGCCTCGAACGCGGCTTCCGGCTCGATCATGCGGCCATCGCCGACTTCGCCGCACGCCTGCGAGCCCGAATCCGGCCCGAGCACCTCGACGCCGTCTGCGCGAAGCTGCGCGACATTGCGTTGCGTCGCCGGGTTCTGCCACATCTGCCGATTCATCGCGGGCACGACGAGCAGCGGACAATCGCGCGCGATGCACAGCGTCGAGAGCAGATCGTCGCACCTGCCTTGCGCGAGCTTCGCGAGGAAGTCGGTCGAGGCGGGCGCGATGACGATGGCATCCGCCTCGCGCGAGAGATCGATGTGCGGCATGTTGTTCGGCATGCGCGCATCCCATTGCGACGTATAGACGGGACGGCCCGAGAGCGCCTGCATCGTGACGGGCGTGATGAACTGCGTGGCCGCTTCGGTCATCACGATCTGCACCGTCGCGCCGGCCTTGATGAGAAGACGCGTGAGTTCGGCGATCTTGTAGCAGGCGATGCCGCCGGTCAGGCCTAAAACGAGATGTTTGCCCGCGAGTTCCAACTTGCCTCCATCGCAAAAGAACACGGCTCCGATGAGGGAGCCGTGCGTGAACATCAGCGCGAACCGCGCACGCGCCGCAATTCGTCGAACACCAGCAGCACCGCGCCGACGGTGATCGCGCTATCGGCGAGATTGAACGCGGGCCAGTGCCACGCATTCACGTGAAAGTCCAGAAAGTCGATCACATGCCCGTACGCGATCCGGTCGATCACATTGCCGATCGCACCGCCCATGATGAGCGAGAGCGCGAGACAGAAGAGCCGTTGCGTAGCATGCTTCTTCAGCAGATAGCAGATCACGATAGCCGCGACGACGCCCAGCGCCGTGAACGCCCAGCGCTGCCAGCCGCCGGCCATCGCGAGAAAGCTGAACGCCGCGCCGCGGTTGTACACGAGCAGCAGGTTGAAGAAGGGCGTGAGCGCGTGCGGATCGCCATAGGCGAACACGCGCTGCACGGCGATCTTCGTCAACTGGTCGAACAGGATCACGATCAGCGCGACGCCGAGCCACGGCGCGAGCGACCC from the Caballeronia sp. NK8 genome contains:
- the coaBC gene encoding bifunctional phosphopantothenoylcysteine decarboxylase/phosphopantothenate--cysteine ligase CoaBC; translated protein: MFTHGSLIGAVFFCDGGKLELAGKHLVLGLTGGIACYKIAELTRLLIKAGATVQIVMTEAATQFITPVTMQALSGRPVYTSQWDARMPNNMPHIDLSREADAIVIAPASTDFLAKLAQGRCDDLLSTLCIARDCPLLVVPAMNRQMWQNPATQRNVAQLRADGVEVLGPDSGSQACGEVGDGRMIEPEAAFEAICAFFQPKILRGQRVLITAGPTLEPLDPVRGITNRSSGKMGFALARAAAQAGADVHLVAGPVALATPWGVYREDVQTAQQMHDAVMAATPDADIFIAVAAVADWRVDHVSEQKIKKTGDALPTFSFVENPDILATVAKLPNPPYCVGFAAESGDLDVHGEDKRKRKNVPLLIGNLGPLTFGRDDNEVVLFEASGATPLPRADKQQLARTLIAEIARRAPKTGGPLLS
- a CDS encoding LLM class flavin-dependent oxidoreductase translates to MTKLSVLDQTPVIHGHSTADAIAATLDLAQLADDLGYTRYWCAEHHGLYGVSNPCPEVMLARIGSLTKRIRIGSGGVMLPYYSPFKVAEQFLMLEALFPNRVDLGVGRAPGGDMHTAQAVAAGSYNRGDLFPQQVAELIGLFSGNLPDDSLAKGVLLQPQIDTRPQLWMLGSSEFGGLLAAQLGIRFAFAHFINAQYGHRVAEAYRERFAAGHEDKPYLAAAVFVICADTDREAEALERAVDLRRVQMAYGINQPIPSIAQGISQVYGERELAVIAHEKARSIIGTPERVTEKLHALQEQFNADELIVLTVSGSYAARTRSYQLLAEAFELGRSHQ
- the lspA gene encoding signal peptidase II — encoded protein: MARTMAKQTSSSGSLAPWLGVALIVILFDQLTKIAVQRVFAYGDPHALTPFFNLLLVYNRGAAFSFLAMAGGWQRWAFTALGVVAAIVICYLLKKHATQRLFCLALSLIMGGAIGNVIDRIAYGHVIDFLDFHVNAWHWPAFNLADSAITVGAVLLVFDELRRVRGSR